In the genome of Hymenobacter cellulosivorans, one region contains:
- a CDS encoding DUF922 domain-containing protein: MPFLSYILSFLPLLVSPLQPTTGAVAPPPAEKITWSASRPLTWADFKSKPQPIEQMAALTSASIDTEIGCKDYVFSSRVIAVFIPNESWVRDPAKASPALLRHEQLHFDLTELHARMMRQKLSIAKFDCEHLNPAFQNLSNAMYSGWKREMARYDQETNHGLNTAKQTYWETQVQQRLALLDKFAVQP; the protein is encoded by the coding sequence ATGCCGTTTCTGTCTTATATTCTCTCGTTTTTGCCTTTGTTGGTTTCGCCCTTGCAGCCTACCACTGGAGCAGTGGCCCCGCCTCCCGCGGAGAAAATTACGTGGTCGGCTTCCCGGCCGCTTACCTGGGCCGATTTTAAGAGCAAGCCCCAACCCATTGAGCAGATGGCGGCCCTGACTTCGGCTTCGATTGATACCGAAATCGGCTGCAAGGACTACGTGTTTTCGTCCCGGGTCATTGCCGTTTTTATTCCGAACGAGTCGTGGGTGCGCGACCCGGCCAAGGCCAGCCCGGCCCTGCTGCGCCACGAGCAGCTGCACTTCGACCTGACCGAGCTGCATGCCCGCATGATGCGCCAGAAGCTGAGCATCGCCAAGTTTGACTGTGAGCACCTCAACCCGGCTTTTCAGAACTTGTCTAACGCCATGTACTCGGGCTGGAAGCGGGAAATGGCCCGCTACGACCAGGAAACCAACCACGGCCTGAATACAGCTAAGCAAACCTACTGGGAAACGCAGGTGCAGCAGCGCCTGGCCCTGCTCGACAAATTTGCCGTGCAGCCTTAG
- a CDS encoding DUF4296 domain-containing protein — protein sequence MKKLPVCLALILSGLLTCCQRPEEAVPPSSLLPKEKMVQLLVELHLNESRVEAARLRADSSQALFNQLQKNMFWRHEVTDSAFWQSYRYYAVHNKDLDELYGIVLDSLAMRKAQLHTP from the coding sequence GTGAAAAAGCTACCTGTCTGCCTGGCCCTGATTCTGAGCGGTTTGTTGACGTGCTGTCAGCGGCCCGAAGAAGCCGTGCCGCCCTCGTCCCTGCTGCCCAAAGAGAAAATGGTGCAACTACTGGTGGAGCTACACCTGAACGAGAGTCGGGTGGAAGCCGCGCGCCTGCGCGCCGACTCATCCCAGGCCTTGTTTAACCAGCTGCAGAAAAACATGTTCTGGCGCCACGAGGTAACTGATTCGGCCTTCTGGCAGAGTTACCGCTATTATGCAGTGCACAACAAAGACCTCGACGAACTGTACGGCATTGTGCTCGACAGCTTGGCTATGCGCAAGGCCCAGCTGCACACGCCCTAG
- the egtB gene encoding ergothioneine biosynthesis protein EgtB, which produces MTPSFLLTSAAVAPATDTFLVRFRTVRHQTEALCRPLLPEDTVVQPVIDVSPPKWHLAHTTWFFETFLLSQYQPGYQVFHPDYAFLFNSYYNSLGSRVNRADRGTLSRPALHEVYAYRAHVDACMEELLQSAPELPAAFREVMELGLQHEQQHQELLVTDIKYILSTSPLAPAYLPASADAPAPSGAPLPAAHWLPIPGGVYRIGYEGPGFCFDNEQAAHEVLVPDFVLQNRLVTNGEYLEFMQAGGYTDFRYWLGEGWELVQQQQWQAPLYWVQRPEGWFRFTHHGLRPLDLNAPVTHVSFYEADAYAHWQGARLPTEQEWEVAARRFRPEAAAGTFLESRSFDPQPLPADADPDQCHQLLGDTWEWTYSAYHPYPGYERAPGALGEYNGKFMLNQLVLRGGSCATPESHIRLTYRNFFHADKRWQFTGIRLAR; this is translated from the coding sequence ATGACTCCTTCCTTCCTGCTCACCTCCGCGGCAGTAGCTCCGGCTACCGATACGTTTCTGGTCCGCTTCAGGACCGTGCGCCACCAGACCGAAGCGCTGTGCCGCCCGCTGCTGCCGGAAGACACGGTGGTGCAGCCCGTCATTGATGTGAGTCCGCCGAAGTGGCACCTGGCCCACACCACCTGGTTTTTCGAAACGTTTCTGCTGAGCCAGTACCAGCCCGGCTACCAGGTGTTTCACCCCGACTACGCCTTTCTGTTCAACTCCTACTATAACTCGCTAGGCAGCCGCGTGAACCGCGCCGACCGGGGTACCTTGTCGCGCCCGGCCCTGCACGAAGTGTACGCCTACCGCGCCCACGTCGATGCCTGCATGGAAGAGCTGCTGCAAAGCGCGCCGGAGCTGCCGGCCGCCTTCCGGGAGGTAATGGAGCTGGGTTTGCAGCACGAGCAGCAGCATCAGGAACTGCTGGTTACCGACATCAAGTACATTCTGAGCACTAGTCCGCTGGCTCCGGCTTACCTGCCCGCTTCGGCCGATGCACCGGCTCCCTCGGGGGCACCTTTGCCGGCAGCCCACTGGCTGCCTATCCCGGGCGGCGTGTACCGCATCGGCTACGAGGGCCCGGGGTTCTGCTTTGATAACGAGCAGGCCGCCCACGAGGTGCTCGTGCCCGACTTCGTGCTGCAAAACCGCTTGGTGACCAACGGCGAGTATCTGGAATTTATGCAAGCGGGCGGCTACACCGATTTCCGCTACTGGCTGGGCGAAGGCTGGGAACTGGTGCAACAGCAGCAGTGGCAGGCCCCGCTTTACTGGGTGCAGCGGCCCGAGGGTTGGTTTCGGTTTACCCACCACGGCCTGCGCCCCCTCGACCTGAATGCCCCGGTAACCCACGTCAGCTTTTACGAAGCCGACGCCTACGCCCACTGGCAGGGGGCTCGCCTGCCCACCGAGCAGGAATGGGAAGTAGCCGCCCGCCGCTTCCGGCCCGAAGCTGCCGCGGGCACCTTCCTGGAAAGCCGCAGCTTCGACCCGCAACCCTTGCCTGCCGACGCCGACCCCGACCAGTGCCACCAGCTGCTCGGCGACACCTGGGAATGGACCTACTCAGCCTATCATCCGTACCCGGGCTACGAGCGGGCCCCGGGTGCGCTGGGCGAGTACAACGGCAAGTTTATGCTCAACCAGCTGGTACTGCGCGGCGGCTCCTGTGCCACGCCCGAAAGCCACATCCGCCTCACGTACCGCAACTTCTTCCACGCCGACAAGCGCTGGCAGTTCACCGGTATCCGCCTGGCCCGCTAA
- a CDS encoding tRNA-binding protein: protein MNPANTITWADFERVDLRVGTILEAREFPEARKPAYQLLIDLGPEIGTKRSSAQITKHYTLENLVGRQVLCVVNFPVKQIGPFRSEVLVTGAADAEGHIVLAALAGPVPNGSRLV from the coding sequence ATGAACCCTGCAAACACCATCACCTGGGCCGACTTTGAGCGCGTCGACCTGCGGGTGGGCACTATTCTGGAGGCCCGCGAGTTTCCTGAAGCCCGCAAGCCCGCCTACCAGCTCCTGATTGATTTGGGCCCCGAAATTGGCACCAAACGCTCCAGCGCTCAGATTACGAAGCACTATACACTCGAAAATCTGGTGGGCCGGCAGGTGTTGTGCGTGGTCAATTTTCCGGTTAAGCAGATTGGGCCCTTCCGCTCCGAGGTCCTCGTGACGGGGGCTGCCGATGCCGAAGGTCACATTGTGCTGGCCGCCCTGGCCGGGCCCGTGCCCAACGGCAGCCGACTGGTGTAG
- the egtD gene encoding L-histidine N(alpha)-methyltransferase: MSASPAPTVSSVASSDLARHVTEGLRRSPKTLSSMYFYDDAGSELFQQIMALPEYYPTRTEFGLLTAHQVAIGQALRPADPAEPFFLLELGAGDGLKTKILLRHLLETGASFTYVPVDISAAALDGLVSSLQLELPALQVEPQVSDYTSALTLMAARPGRKAVLFLGSNIGNFLPADRHEFLHKLAQPLSANDRLLVGFDLQKDPRRIRAAYDDSQGVTAAFNLNLLTRLNRELDADFDLAHWQHYTDYDPLSGAVRSFLVSTQRQQVQFGALQQRVDFEAWEVIHTENSYKFTRSLIEQLAADAGLQVQHFFTDEHDYFADVVLAPQA; this comes from the coding sequence ATGTCCGCCTCCCCTGCTCCTACCGTTTCCTCGGTAGCTTCTTCCGATTTGGCCCGCCACGTTACCGAAGGCCTGCGCCGCTCACCCAAAACCCTGTCGTCGATGTACTTCTACGACGACGCGGGCAGTGAGCTGTTTCAGCAGATTATGGCCTTGCCCGAATACTACCCGACCCGCACCGAGTTTGGCTTATTGACAGCTCATCAAGTCGCCATTGGCCAGGCCCTGCGGCCCGCCGATCCGGCCGAGCCGTTTTTCCTGCTGGAGCTGGGTGCCGGCGACGGGCTTAAAACCAAGATTTTACTGCGCCATCTGCTCGAAACTGGGGCCAGCTTTACCTACGTTCCGGTAGATATTTCGGCCGCTGCCCTCGACGGGCTGGTCAGCAGCCTGCAGCTGGAACTGCCGGCGCTGCAGGTCGAGCCCCAGGTGTCGGACTACACCTCGGCTCTGACGCTGATGGCCGCCCGGCCGGGCCGCAAAGCCGTGCTGTTTCTGGGCTCCAACATCGGCAACTTCCTCCCTGCCGACCGCCACGAGTTTCTGCACAAGCTGGCCCAACCCCTGTCGGCTAATGACCGGCTGCTGGTTGGCTTCGATTTGCAGAAAGACCCGCGCCGGATCCGGGCCGCCTACGATGATTCCCAGGGCGTAACGGCCGCTTTCAACCTGAATTTGCTCACCCGCCTGAACCGGGAGCTGGACGCGGATTTCGATCTGGCCCACTGGCAGCACTACACCGATTACGACCCGCTGAGCGGAGCCGTCCGCTCGTTTCTGGTTAGTACCCAGCGCCAGCAGGTGCAGTTTGGGGCATTGCAGCAACGCGTTGACTTTGAAGCCTGGGAAGTTATTCACACCGAAAATTCCTACAAGTTTACCCGCTCCCTCATCGAGCAGTTGGCTGCCGACGCGGGCCTGCAGGTGCAGCACTTTTTCACCGACGAGCATGACTACTTTGCCGACGTAGTGCTGGCGCCCCAGGCCTAG
- a CDS encoding DUF58 domain-containing protein — translation MNSPAATPFQQLVRKLRQMEIRILKAADAQLQGDFHSVFKGTGLEFDDVRLYQYGDEVRAIDWAVSSKGHGTFVKTYKEEREQSVLLLLDVSASQQVGAEGRRKLDVGREICGILALAAARQDAQLGILAFSDQKEMYLAPGKGIRHAYSLIKRLFELEPKSRQTAVGSGIKQALGLLKRRSIILLISDFIDTNYERELTMLARKHDLVVVQLLDKREQEFPPLGIVPLLDQETGRTVWVNTSAQAFRKRYRATYEQNREQIGQICRRHRTEYLSIATDIDFVPQLVRLFRRRNQRGGRA, via the coding sequence ATGAATTCACCGGCCGCCACTCCCTTTCAACAACTCGTCCGGAAGCTTCGGCAGATGGAAATCCGCATCCTGAAGGCGGCGGATGCCCAGCTGCAAGGCGATTTTCATTCCGTTTTCAAAGGCACCGGCCTGGAATTCGACGACGTGCGCCTCTACCAGTACGGCGACGAGGTACGGGCCATCGATTGGGCGGTATCCAGCAAAGGCCACGGAACCTTCGTTAAAACCTATAAGGAAGAACGGGAGCAATCAGTTCTGTTGCTGCTCGATGTCAGCGCCTCCCAGCAGGTCGGGGCCGAAGGGCGGCGCAAGCTCGACGTAGGCAGGGAAATTTGTGGAATTCTGGCCCTGGCCGCGGCTCGGCAGGACGCCCAGCTCGGCATTCTGGCCTTTTCCGACCAGAAAGAAATGTATCTGGCCCCGGGCAAAGGGATTCGCCACGCCTATTCCCTTATCAAACGGCTGTTTGAGCTCGAGCCCAAGTCCCGCCAAACGGCCGTGGGCAGCGGCATCAAGCAGGCCCTGGGCTTGCTCAAGCGCCGCAGCATCATCCTGCTTATTTCCGACTTTATCGATACCAACTACGAGCGGGAACTGACCATGCTGGCCCGCAAGCACGACTTGGTGGTGGTGCAGCTGCTCGATAAGCGCGAGCAGGAATTTCCGCCCCTGGGCATTGTGCCCCTGCTCGACCAGGAAACCGGCCGCACAGTGTGGGTCAATACCTCGGCCCAAGCATTTCGGAAACGCTACCGGGCCACCTACGAGCAGAACCGGGAGCAAATCGGGCAAATCTGCCGCCGCCACCGCACCGAATACCTCTCTATTGCCACCGACATCGACTTCGTGCCCCAGCTGGTGCGGCTGTTTCGGCGGCGTAACCAGCGGGGCGGCCGGGCCTGA
- a CDS encoding MATE family efflux transporter, which produces MSLAQIRPHIAPTLLLALPVVCSQLGHIAVGVCDSVMVGQLGKIPLAAVSLGISVSTVVMILGQGLTFAITSLVATANGKGDVAALGRLLSSGVWLSTVAGLILAGMGFGVAPLLKYLDQPAEVVALAAPWVRVMFVSFLPLMVFQGFKQYAEGLGLTFQSMLLSLMANLVNALLCYMLIFGNFGAPKLGMMGAAWATLVARILMAAFMAAYVLRAKRLAQYRAATQWLRPDGATIRRLLSLGAPIGVQMMFEMGAFSFSAIMIGWLGATSLAAHQIAINIASVTYMAASGIGAAVTIRVGNFRGLGDAQGARQAGFAAYLITFVFMSVMALLLIGGRELIPHLYNNDPQVLAQAATLLLIAALFQISDGLQVVGLGALRGLQDVKIPSVVALLAYWAIALPFGYWLGFPLQMGATGVWIGLLTGLTLVAGLLLWRFRQHSASLVTPEPVPVASY; this is translated from the coding sequence ATGTCACTTGCCCAGATTCGTCCCCACATTGCTCCCACCCTGCTACTGGCGTTGCCCGTCGTTTGCAGCCAGCTGGGCCACATTGCCGTGGGCGTGTGCGACAGTGTGATGGTAGGCCAGCTCGGGAAGATTCCGCTGGCGGCCGTTTCGTTGGGTATCAGCGTGAGCACCGTGGTCATGATTCTGGGCCAGGGCCTCACCTTTGCCATTACCTCCCTGGTAGCCACGGCCAACGGCAAAGGCGACGTAGCGGCCCTGGGCCGTCTGCTGAGCAGCGGCGTATGGCTCAGCACCGTCGCGGGGCTGATACTGGCCGGAATGGGCTTCGGGGTAGCCCCGCTGCTGAAGTATCTGGACCAGCCCGCCGAGGTCGTAGCCCTGGCGGCGCCCTGGGTGCGGGTGATGTTCGTGTCGTTCCTGCCGCTGATGGTTTTCCAAGGCTTCAAGCAGTACGCCGAGGGCCTGGGCCTCACGTTCCAGTCGATGCTGCTGTCCTTGATGGCGAATCTGGTGAATGCCCTGCTGTGCTACATGCTCATTTTCGGCAACTTCGGCGCGCCTAAGTTAGGCATGATGGGTGCCGCCTGGGCTACGCTCGTGGCCCGCATTCTGATGGCCGCGTTTATGGCTGCCTACGTGCTAAGGGCCAAGCGCCTGGCCCAGTACCGGGCCGCTACTCAGTGGCTCCGCCCCGACGGGGCCACCATTCGGCGCCTGCTAAGCCTGGGCGCCCCGATTGGCGTGCAGATGATGTTTGAAATGGGTGCTTTCAGCTTTTCGGCCATCATGATTGGCTGGCTGGGCGCCACTTCCCTGGCTGCCCACCAGATTGCCATCAACATTGCTTCCGTAACGTATATGGCGGCCAGCGGCATCGGGGCAGCCGTGACCATTCGGGTTGGTAATTTCCGAGGACTCGGCGATGCGCAAGGGGCCCGGCAGGCGGGCTTCGCGGCCTACCTGATTACGTTTGTATTTATGAGCGTCATGGCCCTACTGCTGATTGGGGGCCGCGAGCTAATTCCGCATTTGTATAACAATGACCCGCAGGTGCTGGCTCAAGCCGCTACCTTGCTGCTGATTGCGGCCCTGTTCCAGATTTCGGACGGGCTGCAAGTGGTGGGCCTGGGGGCATTACGGGGCTTGCAGGACGTAAAAATCCCGTCTGTCGTGGCCTTGCTGGCGTATTGGGCCATAGCCCTACCCTTCGGCTACTGGCTGGGCTTCCCCTTGCAGATGGGGGCTACCGGCGTCTGGATTGGGCTCCTAACGGGCCTGACGCTGGTGGCGGGTCTGTTGCTGTGGCGCTTTCGCCAGCACAGCGCTTCCCTGGTTACGCCCGAGCCGGTGCCAGTAGCCAGCTACTAG
- a CDS encoding pyridoxal phosphate-dependent aminotransferase, whose protein sequence is MNFPDIISLASGYGNFAPPATAVAQAAALLQAGPLPSSPIEGMPSLRAAIAAHYQQQGAVVMPEQVLVTPGAKPALFALFKAALQPGDEVLLPTPNWFGFRGLVEKAGGTLRTLPLDPATDYAWNSDQLQAAIGPQTRILLLSNPNNPTGRVYSRAEWEALLHITRQWPRLLVVSDEIYDGIHFGTGPVTSLLALPDPLQQHVVVSGYSKSLGLLGWSVGYLVAPAALLEPATAWQFSISAAVAALSQVAAQAATEQATAISHTLCAGLLTNREIMRQWLAVLPPQTAPFPLGTYYAFPDWRVFLRPELPPAQASTELAARLQAGGVEVVDGASCGAQGFFRLSYAVPEPLLREALRRIEAVLRPS, encoded by the coding sequence ATGAACTTTCCCGACATAATCAGTCTGGCCTCGGGCTACGGCAACTTTGCGCCGCCCGCAACGGCCGTAGCCCAGGCTGCCGCGCTGCTGCAGGCCGGCCCATTGCCCAGTAGCCCTATTGAAGGAATGCCCAGTCTGCGGGCGGCCATTGCGGCACACTACCAGCAGCAGGGCGCTGTAGTAATGCCCGAGCAGGTGTTGGTGACGCCCGGGGCCAAGCCGGCGCTGTTTGCCTTGTTCAAGGCCGCCCTGCAGCCCGGCGACGAAGTGCTGCTACCGACGCCCAATTGGTTTGGCTTCCGAGGGCTGGTGGAAAAGGCCGGCGGCACGCTGCGCACCCTGCCCCTGGACCCAGCCACCGATTATGCCTGGAACTCTGACCAGCTGCAAGCGGCTATTGGCCCCCAAACCCGGATTCTGCTGCTGAGCAACCCCAACAACCCCACCGGCCGGGTGTACAGCCGCGCCGAGTGGGAAGCCCTGCTGCACATCACCCGGCAGTGGCCCCGGCTGCTGGTCGTTTCCGACGAAATCTACGATGGTATCCACTTCGGTACCGGACCGGTTACCTCGCTGCTGGCCCTGCCCGACCCACTTCAGCAGCACGTAGTAGTCAGTGGCTATTCGAAGTCCCTGGGACTCCTTGGCTGGAGTGTAGGCTATTTGGTGGCCCCGGCGGCATTGCTGGAACCCGCCACAGCCTGGCAATTCAGCATCAGCGCGGCGGTAGCGGCTTTGTCGCAAGTGGCGGCGCAGGCGGCTACCGAGCAGGCCACGGCCATCAGCCATACCCTGTGCGCCGGCCTGCTGACCAATCGGGAAATTATGCGGCAGTGGCTGGCTGTGCTGCCGCCTCAGACCGCGCCATTTCCGCTGGGCACCTATTACGCCTTCCCCGATTGGCGGGTCTTTCTGCGGCCCGAATTGCCGCCAGCGCAAGCGTCGACCGAGCTGGCGGCGCGGCTGCAAGCTGGTGGCGTGGAGGTGGTGGACGGAGCCAGTTGCGGCGCGCAGGGCTTTTTCCGGCTTTCCTATGCCGTGCCGGAGCCGCTGCTGCGCGAAGCCCTGCGGCGAATCGAGGCGGTGCTGAGGCCTAGCTAA